Genomic DNA from Nostoc sp. C052:
CTCTCTTTAAGGCTCACAACAAATATAGAAGTAGAAACTGAATTATCAAAAGAGTCAGTTAAATTGCACCTCAAAAAGATGATTCAAGGTTTAGCTCGTGAACAACTGGCAGAGGTAGTTATGGAAGTAGGTAAGTATGTTAAAGGTGAAAAGGTAACAGGAAAAAAAGTCAGCGAGTTATTCACGAGTGTTACAACTGATGCCAAAGCTTTGAGTTTTGAGCAGAAAATGAATATCGTTAGGCAGCTGATTAGAGATGACAAACCATCGATTATGGAAAGATTGAGAATTAATTCGCCATCGCCAGATGACAACGGTGAACATCTCCGATTTCGACGCTAAGTTATCAGTTATCAGTTGTCAATTATCAGATATTTCCATCAATTCATTGATGGGTTATTTCTTCACTATTCACTATTCACTATTCACTGATTTAACTGGTATTGTTATCCCTATTATCTTCAACTGCTTACCTAAAACAAAGTTTACCAGTTTCTGACCGCTCACTAAGATGATTTCATCAGAGTCACGGATCAACTGTTTTGATAACTGTCCAGTTATGCCAGTATGCACGAAGAATCCACCACTAGCTCTTTCACTTTCAATACAGGACAGGAAATCTTTGATGTGTTCTGGGCTAATGTAATCAGCGTAACGTTTAACCTGGATTACATAGAGCTTTCCCAAAATCAACACGCGACCATCTATCCCGCCGTCACCGGTGTACCGAAAGTTGCGTTGGATTTGCCAGCCCTGTTCAAAGCAGCAAGTGAGTACTAATTCTTCAAAAACGTAAGGTGATATCCTGCGTAGTGTGGCAATTACTACTGGCAATTTGGCTAATTGAGTTATGCTACGAAGCTCAAGTAATACTTGACTAGCGTACTCAATACAGCGCTTCCGGCTATTATGCAATATAGTTTTCTCCTTGTCTCTCTCCTATCATCGCTTTCAGCCTTTAGGATGTACCTCATAGCTGCCGGAAGTGCTGTATTATTCAAGTGTTTCTTAAGATTTTTAGGTAATCTAACCCTTGGTGTTCGCGCTGGACTTGGTAGTAATTGCTTCTTAAAATTTTTAGCTAAGAAAGCCTTTTGCGTTGGTACTGAGCTTTGTCGTACAGGCTTCTTAAAGTTTTTAGCTAAGAAAGCCTTTTGCGTTGGTACTGAGCTTTGTCGTACAGGCTTCTTAAAGTTTTTAGCTAAGAAAGCCTTTTGCGTTGGTACTGAGCTTTGTCGTACAGGCTTCTTAAAGTTTTTAGCTAAGAAAGACTTTTGGGTTGGTGCTGGGCTTTGTCGTACAAAATTTTGAGATGAAATATCAGACGATTTTGTACTCTTAGGTAGTAATGGCGATTGCTTAAAACTTTGCCAGCGATACTTTGACTTTGGCATTGAAGGTGGAAATAATACAAACAGCCAAGCTAGAAAAATTATTCCACCCAGTGCAAACAACAAACCAATGATTAGGATTAGTATCATTTTTACGCTCCCCTTTGATCATGGAACAGGGAGGCTCTTGAGATAGGGGGCAGAGGAGCAGAGGAGCGGAGGGGAAAGAAATTGTACAATATCTCATCTCTGCTCCCCTGCTCCCCTGCCCCTCTGCTTTATCTGTGCATACTTCTAAATTGTGATTCTTGTTGAGAATCCTGCTGAATTTGATGATGCATATCAATAACAGATTGAACCTTGTCAAGTGCCTGTAACTGTTGGTCACTTACGTTAGGTGATAAAACTCCATCAGTGAGAACAGCCTCGCCGTTTTTGGCACGAACGATTACATTATCGCCAAGGCGTTCAAAATCAAAATTTGTACTTTTAAAACTCTTGGAACCATCAGGGTTATCTTTGCCCAAGATATTCAGCATTGCTTTGACACTCTGTTCAATTGCTTGACCTTTAATATCCTCAACAGCAGCCCGTAGTTCAGTTCGAGTATTGTCAATAGCTGACTTGACACCCATAAGGCTTTGATCAACCGTGTTTTTAACACTATCTACCTGTGTACGTATCTCTTGAGTTAAGTTACCAACTTGTTGATTGAGTTCATTTATTACACTGTCAGTCTGATATTTAACTTCATCCTTGAAGCTAGTAATTTGTTCATTAATTTGAGATTTAAGTGAAGTAATTTCCTTTCTGAGCTTCGTTACTTCGGGTGTCAGCACATCTAAAAGGCGCTCAAAAACATTCTTGGCAGTTTGTTTTACCTTGTTCTCAACCGTACCCACCCAATTTTGAAGAACCGTATTTTGAACTTGTGGTAAAAACCGTTCATTTACCTGTGACAATGCTTTTTGGGTGTTTTCAATCAACTGTTGCTGCTTCTCCAAGGATTTACTCATTTCGGCAACTTGAGCAGCTAGTTGTGATAAAGATTCGGGTGAAAGCTGTTCTGATTTGATACTATCTACAAGTTTTTGTTGTTCGCTTAGTTTTTTCTGCAATACTTGCACTTGTTTTCCCAAAGCTTCTACACTGTAGATTCGCTCATTACTTACAACTTTATTTTTCTGTGATGCCGGAGCTAAACCTAATTTGTCAGTCAGTACTTCTCCATTTTTAATATGGAATACTTTTTCATTACCAATTTTAATAGAAATTGTCCCTTGAGAATTTTTCGGGTCAAACAGAGCTTTTTTTAAGTTCTCTACTATCGTTGGTGTTAATAAGTTTTTAGAGGGGGATTCTCCCAATGTTCCTTGATAAACTTTGCTAGAGCTAGAGTAAATATGAACATCCTTGCTGGGATCTAATCCTTTTTCTTTAGCTTTCGCATGAATGAGTTTGAGGAGAGATTCTAAAATATCTAGATAATCTCGCTTAATTTCTTTCGCTTCACCATCGTCAATCATTCTTTTCGCCTTTGAGAATTGACTGAATTAACAGTTCAGGATTAATCGCTACTTCTGGCAAAACTATGCCACCAAGTTTATTAAGAACCTGTCTCCCTTCAACTTCAATGTAAGCAAATTCTCCATCAATCATCACTGTTATCGATGATGTATTTTTTTCAGCATGAGACGGGACATAATCTTTCAAAACACCATTTAACACAAAAATATTGGCCTCATCTGCATCGCCACTATAGACTTCAAGACACTCAGGAAGATAGTTCGCATCAAAAGGTAAGTTATCCCAACTATCAGCAGTGTTTAAAATCTCGCTCGGATATTTATCTGCTAGGGCTGCTATATCAAGAGGGAGTTTAGCAATTTGTTTTCTATCATAATCAGAGAACGGGTAAAACTTACTTGGTGACATGAATTTTATCCAGAGAACAGGGAACAGGGAACAGGGAACAGGGAACAGGGAACAGGGAACAGAATTTATTGTTGTAGCTTTTTAATAAGAGCAATAATCATCCGGCTCTCTTCTCGTAGTAAAAAGATAATTGATTCTATGTCAGTTTGGCTACATAATCCTACTCTCTGAGATAAAATAATATGTGTTTCTAATTCGTTAAGTGAACCTTGGGCAATGTTAAGAAATCTTATATACTCAGCCGTTGATCTTCTTCCATAGCCTTCTGCTATGTTAGCTGGAATAGATGCCGCAGACCTTCTGATTTGTTGTACCATTCCATACAACTCATCTTTAGGAAAGAGTTTGGTCAAAAAATAGCATTTCTCAGCTATATCTATCCCTTTTTGCCAAATCTTTAAGTCTTTAAAATCATTAATTTCTGACATATAAACCCTTCATTTATTACTAATTTTTTCTATTCCCTGTTCCCTGTTCCCTGTTCCCTTTTTCTTGCCTAAATCAGACTTGCATATTCTGATAGCTGCTCTTGAGTTTCTATCAAAGGCAACAATTTTAATGCCTCTGCTCGGCGAATTTTCATTTCTTCATCTGCTGGAGTTAAGAGAGTAGACTTTTTAGATAAGAACTTTTGAAACTCGTACCAAGCTTTCACACTGTCAGCTTCCGATTGGATTTCATGTTGAGGAATTTTAATTGATTGCAATATTGGCAAACTTATTTGACCACGAGAACGAAAACCAGGACTAATAATTACTGCTTTTCCCGATGGTAAGGTGTTAAATTGATTGACATCAAATAACTTGCGAGTACTGTTTTGGTCTGAATTAGAAATGCTTGCACCACCCTTGCCGGATGATGAGCGAGAACGTTGCTTGTATTTAATTTCTTCCTCACCCAAAAACTTACTAAATCGTTCGGCGGCGACATCATCTTGGGGGTTAAAGAATGCTTTGGTCGCACAACCACCAAATATTGCATTAGTTGTGTTTTCACCATAGGATTCAATCAGCATTGAGAGATTTTGTAATCCCAGTATTGATACCAATCCATCTTCCCGATTCTGATTGAGCCAATCAACCAGTGCTGGTAAATAAAGAGTAGGCAACTCGTCAATCCCTAATACCAAAGGACAAGTACGTTTGTTAGCTACATTCCGGCTAACTAATAGATGCAGAATCGAGACTAGCAAAGGCGCAATTACATCACGCTTTTCTTTATTCATCCCGAATACCACCATCTGCCGCCCCTTCAAATCCAAAGGAATATTGGTTTTTCCACAGAACGCTGCTAATGCCGACTTAACCATGAAGCGGCTGAACAATCCGCTAGCTGTACCCACAATACTAGCTGCTGTTTCTGGGGAACCCGCAACAGATACAAACTGTGCGAAAGCTTCTCTAACCATGAAGTTTAGTTCGGCAGCTTGCTCAATGCGCTTAACTAACTTTGGCAACCCCAGGATTGCTTGGCACATCATGATATCTGGGTACTCCGTTCCTTTTGCCAGCATGAAAACAGCTTGCACCAACTGATCTCCAGCATTGGTAAAGAAGTTATTTCCAGAATTCTTTTCTCCAAGTTGAAAGTTACGATTGAGTGTAATCGCCAACTGTCGCGCCATTTCCGAGTCTTCATTATTACGAAGAAAGTCTATGGGGTTGGCAACCGCAGATTCCGCAAAACCTGGAGCTAATACAGTAACTTCATAACCTCGCAAAGCAGCATATCCTGCCAGTATTGGGGCTTGTCCCTTAGATGTAGATGTAGCTGATTCTTGCTCACTGTACTTAAAATCATAAAGTACCAAGGGGAATCCCTGATCTATTGCCGAACGAATCATCGGATTAATCATTGAAAATGACTTTCCGCTCCCTGGCCCACCACAAACTAAAATTCCCCGTTGCGCTTCTGGGAAGTAAAGGGTTTTGGCATCAAGAGGAATTTGGGTTTTTCTTATGCCATTGACAATTTCAGTTTTTGTATTCTTGGGAGTGCCAACATATAAAGATACTTGGTTATGTTTGCGGCTATTGATTTGTTTACACGCTAGTTTTCGGGCTGCTGTTTTCTCTCTCGTTCCCCCCCATCTTGCCGTGGCTAGTTTAGACGTTCCGACTTTAGCATCAATATATTTGGCTACCACAATCACTGCACCACAGGCGAGTAATCCTACTCCGCCTGGCGAAATCAACACCGATTCAATCCCTGGTGGCAGTAATTGATTTGGGTTAACGGATTGAGAAGTAGTTCTTGTCATCTACCATTGCCTACAATTACTAAATCATTCTCGTGAGTGGATATCCAAGGGATGGGGCCAATAAAGTATGGGGTGCAAGTCTTGTCCATGAAAGGGGGACGCGCACAAATTCTGAAGAACAAACCAAAGTCTGCGGTTCCTGTTGATTCATTGACTCCGGTCAGTGCTACCTTGAATC
This window encodes:
- a CDS encoding restriction endonuclease, whose amino-acid sequence is MHNSRKRCIEYASQVLLELRSITQLAKLPVVIATLRRISPYVFEELVLTCCFEQGWQIQRNFRYTGDGGIDGRVLILGKLYVIQVKRYADYISPEHIKDFLSCIESERASGGFFVHTGITGQLSKQLIRDSDEIILVSGQKLVNFVLGKQLKIIGITIPVKSVNSE
- a CDS encoding four helix bundle protein, which produces MSEINDFKDLKIWQKGIDIAEKCYFLTKLFPKDELYGMVQQIRRSAASIPANIAEGYGRRSTAEYIRFLNIAQGSLNELETHIILSQRVGLCSQTDIESIIFLLREESRMIIALIKKLQQ
- a CDS encoding type IV secretory system conjugative DNA transfer family protein, giving the protein MTRTTSQSVNPNQLLPPGIESVLISPGGVGLLACGAVIVVAKYIDAKVGTSKLATARWGGTREKTAARKLACKQINSRKHNQVSLYVGTPKNTKTEIVNGIRKTQIPLDAKTLYFPEAQRGILVCGGPGSGKSFSMINPMIRSAIDQGFPLVLYDFKYSEQESATSTSKGQAPILAGYAALRGYEVTVLAPGFAESAVANPIDFLRNNEDSEMARQLAITLNRNFQLGEKNSGNNFFTNAGDQLVQAVFMLAKGTEYPDIMMCQAILGLPKLVKRIEQAAELNFMVREAFAQFVSVAGSPETAASIVGTASGLFSRFMVKSALAAFCGKTNIPLDLKGRQMVVFGMNKEKRDVIAPLLVSILHLLVSRNVANKRTCPLVLGIDELPTLYLPALVDWLNQNREDGLVSILGLQNLSMLIESYGENTTNAIFGGCATKAFFNPQDDVAAERFSKFLGEEEIKYKQRSRSSSGKGGASISNSDQNSTRKLFDVNQFNTLPSGKAVIISPGFRSRGQISLPILQSIKIPQHEIQSEADSVKAWYEFQKFLSKKSTLLTPADEEMKIRRAEALKLLPLIETQEQLSEYASLI